A stretch of the Alnus glutinosa chromosome 6, dhAlnGlut1.1, whole genome shotgun sequence genome encodes the following:
- the LOC133871125 gene encoding uncharacterized protein LOC133871125, with product MESNKSRLKNKNNKNRFLLCFRLVTKDGRSPFKRFRRPDGPGQPAFTYIAMGETEGIVFPKILPPDLAADIDKEEGDGGRRGKRSNGRLSRILKSVLSGTSSRAKRSSRRNPGQRSFGLETSKYPTKKQSLSDNEKLRVNSNDSDTRRPLPETCNSFKPRRDNAQKHGSEDGGCCFNAGLCLLVFCLLLLLLFFNF from the exons ATGGAATCCAACAAGTCCAGattaaaaaacaagaacaaCAAGAATAGGTTCTTGCTGTGCTTTAGACTGGTCACCAAGGACGGTCGGAGTCCGTTTAAAAGGTttcggcgtccggacggaccggGCCAACCAGCTTTCACTTACATCGCTATGGGAGAGACGGAGGGCATAGTGTTCCCGAAGATATTGCCGCCGGATTTGGCAGCGGATATAGATAAAGAAGAAGGCGACGGTGGCCGAAGAGGGAAAAGATCGAACGGCAGGCTATCGAGAATTTTGAAATCGGTTTTGTCCGGGACGTCCTCG AGGGCGAAGAGGAGTAGTAGAAGAAATCCTGGACAAAGATCTTTCGGGTTAGAGACATCGAAATATCCAACGAAGAAGCAAAGTTTGTCCGATAATGAAAAGCTGAGAGTTAATTCAAATGATTCTGATACGAGGCGGCCTTTGCCAGAAACATGCAACTCGTTTAAACCGAGGCGGGATAATGCCCAAAAGCACGGAAGTGAAGATGGAGGTTGTTGTTTTAATGCTGGCTTGTGTTTGcttgttttttgtcttttgcttttgcttttattttttaatttttaa